A DNA window from Candidatus Dadabacteria bacterium contains the following coding sequences:
- a CDS encoding nitroreductase family protein has protein sequence MASKLILDDVPEPGSVQVMDALNAMGTRRSIRWYEPDAPVERWKIQAMLEAARVAPSAGNFNGQRAIVVYRDEDPEIWEFISDWSQITTQMAPVLVFWCYDLSGYDTQGQSIHDLMRTGALDKAHGWEYDRVSGLFPLPGLLPDAVLHRLAAIDLGNAIQNAMIAATALGLGTCLNGASGGARRNTKAKFGLPDTYVFSWLMTVGVPAEKMDGGGARGRPPFENMFFEKKVGQGFKRDPKAVSLLEKLNLIQPYGPLPGRLEELNNLTKRFGLGDESLTDWKFAPSQMDDPKVMGDTRLEPLSPEEVKASAPAEVKVEFELKPTVKREVLDQYRKEKGIGDAD, from the coding sequence ATGGCCAGCAAATTAATACTGGACGATGTGCCCGAGCCCGGCTCGGTGCAGGTTATGGACGCCCTCAATGCCATGGGCACAAGGCGTTCAATAAGATGGTACGAACCGGACGCTCCGGTTGAAAGATGGAAGATTCAAGCGATGCTTGAGGCTGCAAGGGTGGCTCCTTCCGCCGGAAACTTCAACGGACAGCGTGCGATTGTGGTTTACCGGGACGAGGACCCTGAAATCTGGGAGTTCATTTCAGACTGGAGTCAGATAACGACCCAGATGGCTCCCGTGCTTGTCTTCTGGTGCTACGACCTTTCCGGTTACGACACTCAGGGTCAGTCAATACACGACCTTATGAGAACCGGCGCTTTGGACAAAGCCCACGGCTGGGAATACGACAGGGTTTCCGGTCTGTTCCCGCTTCCGGGTCTGCTTCCCGATGCCGTATTGCACAGGCTCGCGGCGATTGACCTCGGAAACGCCATTCAGAACGCGATGATAGCGGCGACCGCTCTCGGTCTCGGCACTTGCCTCAACGGGGCGAGCGGCGGAGCGAGGCGGAACACCAAAGCCAAGTTCGGCCTTCCGGACACTTACGTGTTCAGTTGGCTGATGACGGTCGGAGTTCCCGCGGAGAAAATGGACGGCGGCGGAGCGCGCGGACGCCCCCCGTTTGAAAACATGTTCTTTGAGAAGAAGGTCGGGCAGGGTTTCAAAAGAGACCCCAAAGCCGTCAGCCTTCTTGAGAAACTGAACCTGATTCAGCCTTACGGGCCTCTTCCCGGAAGACTTGAGGAGCTCAACAATCTCACCAAGCGTTTCGGTCTTGGAGACGAGTCTCTTACGGACTGGAAGTTCGCGCCGTCTCAGATGGACGACCCCAAGGTTATGGGAGACACCCGTCTTGAGCCGCTGAGCCCCGAAGAGGTGAAGGCGTCCGCCCCGGCTGAGGTCAAAGTTGAATTTGAACTCAAGCCGACGGTGAAGAGAGAGGTGCTTGACCAGTACCGCAAGGAGAAAGGAATCGGCGATGCCGACTGA
- a CDS encoding carbon starvation protein A — translation MSASLVAVIAIVLFFAGYRFYASFLASKVFKISDEERTPAHEMRDGVDYVPARKGVLFGHHFSSIAGAAPIIGPAIAVFWGWVPAVLWVVLGTIFMGAVHDFSALVISARNRGRSVGDIAGQMITPRARTLFLIIVYFLIFFVIAVFAYAIASLFVRFPASVLPVNLEIVMALVLGFIFYRKRSGSTAATAIAHILLLAAIWAGTRFHISVPEVMGSSEVTWVFFLFAYASVACVLPVWTLLQPRDYLNSFQLIVGLGLLVAGIIALDPEMAAPAFNSAAVSHGAPIVPFLFVTIACGAISGFHGLVSSGTTSKQLDKMSHCHPIGYGCMLGEGTLAIVAILAVAAGFGGAEWLERYGTWEGAKAGGMTNFVLGASVFLEGLGIPSSFGTTIISVLVISFAATSLDTAARIQRLIVGELGAAYKIGFLQNRYAATLVAVAPAFLLAMLVQAPGRGLGSGGFVLWPLFGATNQLIAGLTLLVATIYLHKTGRPFIYTLVPMVIVILAAGASVVFNIVNFSDSLLLRSLSVCILILTVWLLLEAVMFIKRSRADAPLQGGGTG, via the coding sequence ATGAGCGCTTCACTTGTGGCGGTTATCGCCATTGTTCTGTTTTTTGCGGGATACAGATTCTACGCCTCGTTTCTCGCATCAAAGGTTTTCAAAATCTCCGATGAGGAAAGAACCCCCGCCCATGAAATGAGAGACGGGGTGGACTATGTGCCCGCGCGCAAAGGGGTCTTGTTCGGGCATCATTTCTCGTCCATAGCGGGGGCAGCGCCCATAATCGGGCCCGCCATAGCGGTTTTCTGGGGCTGGGTCCCCGCCGTGCTGTGGGTGGTTCTCGGCACGATATTCATGGGCGCGGTTCATGACTTCAGCGCTCTTGTCATCTCCGCAAGAAACCGGGGCAGGTCGGTCGGAGACATTGCCGGGCAGATGATAACGCCCCGCGCGCGGACGCTTTTCCTCATCATCGTTTACTTTCTCATCTTCTTTGTCATAGCCGTTTTCGCCTACGCAATCGCCTCGCTGTTCGTGCGGTTTCCGGCAAGCGTTCTGCCCGTCAACCTTGAGATTGTGATGGCGCTTGTGCTGGGCTTTATCTTCTACAGAAAGCGGTCGGGCTCAACCGCCGCAACCGCAATCGCCCACATCCTTCTGCTCGCCGCAATATGGGCGGGAACGCGCTTTCATATATCCGTGCCGGAGGTGATGGGCTCAAGCGAGGTAACGTGGGTTTTCTTCCTGTTCGCCTACGCGTCTGTCGCGTGCGTTCTTCCGGTGTGGACACTTCTTCAGCCGAGAGACTATCTGAACAGTTTTCAGTTGATTGTGGGCCTCGGACTGCTGGTCGCGGGCATTATCGCGCTTGACCCGGAGATGGCCGCTCCGGCGTTCAACTCCGCCGCAGTCTCGCACGGCGCGCCCATAGTGCCGTTTCTGTTTGTTACTATCGCCTGCGGCGCGATAAGCGGGTTTCACGGGCTTGTCTCAAGCGGAACGACCTCAAAGCAGTTGGACAAAATGTCTCACTGCCACCCGATAGGATACGGCTGCATGCTGGGGGAGGGGACGCTTGCCATAGTCGCCATCCTCGCCGTGGCGGCGGGTTTCGGCGGAGCGGAGTGGCTTGAGCGTTACGGCACATGGGAGGGCGCAAAGGCGGGCGGAATGACCAACTTTGTTCTCGGCGCATCGGTGTTTCTTGAGGGGCTGGGCATTCCCTCAAGTTTCGGGACTACCATCATAAGCGTTCTCGTAATCAGTTTTGCCGCCACCTCTCTTGACACGGCGGCGAGAATCCAGCGGCTGATAGTGGGGGAACTCGGCGCGGCATACAAGATAGGTTTTCTTCAAAACCGCTACGCCGCCACTCTGGTCGCGGTCGCTCCGGCGTTTCTTCTGGCGATGCTGGTTCAAGCCCCCGGCAGGGGGCTCGGTTCGGGCGGCTTTGTGCTGTGGCCGCTTTTCGGAGCGACAAACCAGCTCATCGCGGGGCTCACCCTGCTGGTCGCCACCATTTACCTTCACAAAACCGGCAGGCCTTTCATCTATACGCTCGTCCCGATGGTGATAGTCATCCTCGCCGCGGGCGCGTCCGTTGTGTTCAACATAGTCAACTTTTCCGACAGTCTGCTTCTCCGCTCCCTGTCGGTCTGCATTCTGATACTTACCGTCTGGCTTCTGCTTGAGGCGGTGATGTTTATAAAAAGGAGCAGGGCGGACGCCCCGCTTCAAGGCGGCGGGACGGGTTAA
- the recR gene encoding recombination mediator RecR yields MDSSGLPPEMRNLVAELAALPGIGEKNAVRLAFHIVFKASADRARRLSGAIAAAREAVSVCETCFHFSSAGGCAICGDGRRDQSIVCVVEQPLDLIAIEKSGGYRGVYHVLHGFISPIDGVGPEHLKLRELIKRLQTDRGITEVILAMSSRVESVATAGFIAEILKKRMDRTGLKKISRLSHGVPSGSDIEHLDQVTLKNAIADRRDF; encoded by the coding sequence ATGGACTCCTCAGGGCTTCCCCCGGAGATGAGAAACCTTGTCGCCGAACTCGCGGCATTGCCGGGCATAGGCGAAAAAAACGCCGTGCGCCTTGCGTTTCATATTGTTTTCAAGGCGTCCGCAGACAGGGCGCGCCGCCTTTCGGGCGCGATAGCGGCAGCCCGCGAGGCGGTTTCGGTGTGTGAAACCTGCTTTCATTTTTCATCGGCGGGCGGGTGCGCCATATGCGGAGACGGCAGGAGAGACCAGTCAATCGTATGCGTGGTTGAACAGCCGCTTGACCTCATCGCGATAGAAAAAAGCGGCGGCTACCGGGGCGTGTATCACGTTTTGCACGGCTTTATCTCGCCCATTGACGGCGTGGGACCCGAACACCTGAAACTGCGCGAACTTATAAAGAGACTGCAAACCGACAGGGGGATTACCGAGGTGATTCTCGCGATGAGTTCACGCGTTGAAAGCGTGGCGACCGCCGGCTTTATTGCGGAAATCCTCAAAAAACGGATGGACAGAACCGGCCTTAAAAAAATCTCGCGCCTCTCTCACGGCGTTCCGTCCGGAAGCGACATTGAGCACCTTGATCAGGTAACGCTCAAAAACGCGATTGCGGACAGGCGGGATTTTTAA
- a CDS encoding DNA ligase, with amino-acid sequence MLSSLVKLKTVRGDSSVFTTVFVLRSVNEMSCVNLFSRLFVLVSLFLCVCAPVASADLMLPRVYEGNIDVTKYLVSEKLDGVRARWDGKKLISRGGKVFAHPFWWTRNFPSEAIDGELWMGRGRFEDTLSVVRRSSPHSGWVNVRFLAFDLPKHGGTFEQRDKALRRVVSRAGSDYLKKVRQFEVESYKHLSYLLERTVRAGGEGLMLHKKSGRYKSGRSSDLLKFKKFYDEEAVVVAHNKGKGKYRGMLGSLTVKTPEGIRFRIGSGFTDEQRQNPPPVGSTVTYRHSGFTKNGIPKSPSFWRVRESK; translated from the coding sequence TTGCTCTCCTCACTGGTAAAATTAAAAACCGTCCGCGGCGATTCAAGTGTTTTCACCACAGTTTTTGTGTTGCGGAGTGTGAATGAAATGAGTTGTGTAAATCTCTTTTCCCGTTTGTTTGTTCTCGTATCCCTGTTTCTGTGCGTCTGCGCGCCGGTTGCGTCCGCAGACCTTATGCTACCCCGTGTTTACGAAGGAAACATTGATGTTACGAAATATCTGGTGAGTGAAAAGCTTGACGGCGTCCGAGCGCGGTGGGATGGGAAGAAACTGATCTCGCGCGGCGGGAAGGTGTTTGCCCACCCTTTCTGGTGGACGAGGAATTTTCCGTCCGAGGCCATTGATGGCGAACTGTGGATGGGTAGGGGCAGGTTTGAGGACACTCTGTCTGTTGTTCGCCGGTCTTCTCCTCATTCGGGGTGGGTGAATGTCCGGTTTCTGGCTTTTGACCTTCCAAAACACGGCGGGACATTTGAGCAGAGGGACAAGGCGCTTCGCCGCGTGGTTTCGCGCGCGGGCTCGGACTACCTTAAAAAGGTGCGCCAGTTTGAGGTGGAGAGTTATAAACATCTTTCATACCTGCTTGAGCGGACCGTCCGTGCGGGCGGGGAAGGGCTGATGCTCCATAAAAAGAGCGGCCGTTACAAAAGCGGTAGGAGTTCCGATCTGCTGAAGTTCAAGAAGTTTTACGATGAAGAGGCGGTTGTTGTCGCCCACAACAAAGGGAAGGGGAAATACAGGGGCATGCTCGGAAGTTTAACGGTGAAAACGCCGGAAGGGATTCGTTTCAGAATCGGCTCCGGTTTTACAGATGAACAGCGTCAAAACCCGCCGCCGGTGGGTTCAACCGTTACTTACAGACACTCGGGGTTTACAAAAAACGGGATACCGAAATCCCCGTCCTTCTGGCGGGTGAGGGAATCCAAGTAG
- a CDS encoding MaoC/PaaZ C-terminal domain-containing protein yields MGLDRNFIGKQFGPHACAVTQGGIDAYALVTGGGANPAYAGGMAPPSYPVVYELPVLEKIWSDPALNGGEEQARNNVLMLVHGDQRMAFHRPLRAGDEVSFTAHIDGIEDKGSGEVLALRTESRAGGELVCESKWGLFIRGIGSGKKPGAGKKPSAPSAKPAAEKAAPEAVFKSIVEIPADITPRYAAASNDRNPIHLDGDVAKAAGLKGVVVHGLCTMSTVMQSLIDGHLGGAPERLRSLAVRFSAPVYPGDTLTLECRDAGGGAVSFEVAGAGGVKVIKGGLAEFV; encoded by the coding sequence ATGGGACTTGACAGAAATTTTATCGGCAAACAGTTCGGGCCGCATGCCTGCGCTGTAACTCAAGGCGGCATAGACGCCTATGCTCTTGTAACGGGCGGCGGCGCAAACCCCGCATACGCAGGAGGGATGGCGCCGCCCTCATATCCGGTTGTTTATGAACTTCCGGTTCTTGAAAAGATCTGGAGCGACCCCGCGCTCAACGGCGGGGAGGAGCAGGCGAGAAACAATGTGCTGATGCTTGTTCACGGCGACCAGAGGATGGCGTTTCACCGCCCGCTTCGGGCGGGTGATGAGGTGTCTTTCACCGCGCACATTGACGGGATTGAAGACAAGGGGTCGGGCGAGGTTCTCGCGCTCCGCACTGAGAGCAGGGCGGGGGGGGAGTTGGTCTGTGAATCAAAATGGGGGCTTTTTATTCGCGGGATTGGAAGCGGAAAGAAGCCCGGCGCGGGCAAAAAGCCGTCCGCGCCGTCCGCAAAACCGGCGGCGGAAAAAGCCGCGCCGGAGGCGGTTTTCAAAAGCATTGTTGAAATTCCGGCGGATATCACACCCCGCTATGCCGCCGCTTCAAACGACCGCAACCCCATTCATCTTGACGGCGATGTTGCAAAAGCGGCGGGGTTGAAGGGGGTTGTTGTTCACGGTCTCTGCACTATGTCAACCGTTATGCAGTCGCTCATAGACGGTCATCTCGGCGGAGCGCCGGAGAGGTTGAGAAGTCTGGCTGTGCGGTTTTCCGCGCCGGTTTACCCCGGAGACACTTTGACCCTTGAGTGCCGCGATGCGGGCGGGGGGGCGGTTTCGTTTGAAGTGGCGGGAGCGGGGGGAGTGAAGGTTATAAAGGGCGGGCTGGCGGAGTTTGTTTGA
- a CDS encoding acyl-CoA thioesterase encodes MRTIKDTISAAVSYVSREHANSQGTLHGGRLMDWIMSAGNITSARFAKGLTVLGAADNIDFMNPVRVGHIVVLDSWIEFTGRSSLEVAVRVYAEDPETGGRKFVTLSRLAFVAVDGEGRPRPVGEKIAPSDGGEKKVFDNAGERRERRLRELKLRKQQLSNTADETEFTRLNLETARAVMPEDISFGNFMSAGKLLKYTDETSALIGMRHARGTLVTGSLDNLFFFSPIRQGEYITLKAGITHTGKTSLETAVRISSENPRTGEGGHTCTAFLSFVHIDKNGKPAAVPQISPETPYEKRLWKEAGKRRELRSERVREIRRKAEVYIEDYKAAVVG; translated from the coding sequence ATGCGGACTATCAAAGACACCATAAGCGCGGCGGTCAGTTACGTGTCCCGCGAGCATGCAAACTCTCAGGGGACGCTTCACGGCGGGCGGCTGATGGACTGGATAATGTCTGCGGGAAACATCACCTCGGCGCGTTTTGCCAAGGGGCTGACGGTTCTCGGAGCGGCGGACAACATAGACTTTATGAACCCCGTCCGGGTGGGGCACATAGTGGTTCTGGACAGTTGGATTGAGTTCACGGGCAGGTCGTCCCTTGAGGTTGCCGTCCGGGTTTACGCCGAAGACCCTGAGACCGGCGGGAGGAAGTTTGTAACATTGTCCCGTCTGGCGTTTGTCGCGGTGGACGGAGAAGGCAGGCCCCGCCCGGTGGGGGAGAAAATCGCTCCCTCGGACGGCGGGGAGAAAAAGGTTTTTGACAACGCCGGAGAGCGGAGGGAGCGGCGGTTGCGGGAGTTAAAACTGCGAAAACAGCAACTTTCAAACACGGCGGATGAAACCGAGTTCACGCGCCTGAACCTTGAGACTGCGAGGGCGGTGATGCCCGAAGACATATCGTTCGGCAATTTCATGTCTGCGGGCAAGTTGCTCAAATACACGGACGAGACTTCCGCCCTGATAGGAATGCGGCATGCGCGGGGCACTCTTGTAACCGGCTCGCTGGACAATCTGTTTTTCTTCTCGCCGATACGGCAGGGCGAATACATAACGCTTAAGGCGGGAATAACGCACACGGGGAAAACCTCTCTTGAGACCGCCGTGAGGATAAGTTCGGAAAACCCCCGAACCGGTGAAGGCGGGCACACTTGCACGGCGTTTTTGTCTTTCGTTCACATAGACAAAAACGGCAAACCGGCCGCCGTCCCGCAGATATCGCCTGAAACGCCGTATGAAAAACGGCTCTGGAAAGAGGCGGGAAAAAGGCGCGAGTTGCGCTCCGAAAGGGTCAGGGAGATACGCAGAAAAGCGGAGGTTTATATTGAGGATTACAAAGCGGCGGTGGTTGGGTGA
- a CDS encoding thiolase family protein, producing MSVSLRDVYVIGVGNTPCGRFPDKAAHVLGRDASWQAIQDAGIHPRSIEIVFCGHVYQGMGVGQRTMKEIGLVGQPTINVEGACGSGTLSFWEAWRTIAYGQADIALALGVENLSKVLSGGPLPLEEDDLEVAMGMGMPALYAMRASRYMHEYGVSKEQLAKVVVKSRKHAAVNPDAQYRKEETIESVLDAPLIADPLTRNQCCPVGDAAAAAVLVSEDQAKKLAKKTPVKVLGCIAQSGKYSSPTGLTCAPSENVFRSAKLAYEMAGVGPEDVDVCEIHDAFSIAEMMVTEALGFCKEGEGARLIDEQSTWVGGDKVAVNPGGGLLSRGHPVGATGLLQTAEIVRQLRGEAGERQVDGAKVGLIETMGGAQPAMDGITCVVSILGK from the coding sequence ATGTCAGTATCTTTGAGAGATGTTTACGTTATAGGGGTGGGCAACACGCCCTGCGGAAGATTCCCCGACAAAGCCGCCCATGTTCTCGGGCGGGACGCCTCATGGCAGGCAATACAGGACGCCGGAATTCATCCGCGTTCAATTGAGATAGTTTTCTGCGGACACGTCTATCAGGGCATGGGAGTCGGGCAGAGAACAATGAAGGAGATCGGCCTTGTGGGGCAGCCGACCATAAATGTTGAAGGCGCGTGCGGAAGCGGAACGCTCTCTTTCTGGGAGGCGTGGAGAACAATCGCCTACGGACAGGCGGACATTGCGCTCGCCCTCGGAGTTGAGAACTTGAGCAAAGTGCTCTCCGGCGGCCCGCTGCCGCTTGAGGAAGACGACCTTGAGGTCGCAATGGGAATGGGAATGCCCGCCCTTTACGCAATGCGCGCCAGCAGATACATGCATGAATACGGCGTCAGCAAAGAGCAACTCGCCAAGGTTGTGGTCAAAAGCAGAAAGCACGCGGCCGTCAATCCGGACGCGCAATACAGGAAAGAGGAAACCATAGAGAGCGTTCTTGACGCTCCGCTGATTGCCGACCCGCTGACGCGCAACCAGTGTTGCCCCGTCGGAGACGCGGCGGCCGCCGCGGTTCTGGTGTCGGAAGATCAGGCGAAGAAACTGGCGAAGAAAACCCCCGTCAAGGTTCTGGGCTGCATTGCCCAGTCCGGCAAATACTCAAGCCCCACCGGGCTTACCTGCGCGCCGTCTGAAAATGTTTTCAGAAGCGCAAAACTTGCCTATGAAATGGCCGGTGTGGGTCCCGAAGATGTTGATGTGTGCGAAATTCACGATGCGTTTTCAATCGCCGAAATGATGGTTACCGAAGCCCTCGGCTTCTGCAAAGAGGGAGAGGGGGCGCGTCTGATTGACGAGCAAAGCACGTGGGTCGGCGGAGACAAGGTTGCCGTCAATCCGGGCGGCGGGCTTCTGTCAAGGGGCCATCCGGTCGGAGCGACGGGGCTTCTCCAGACCGCCGAGATTGTCCGCCAGCTCAGGGGAGAGGCGGGCGAGAGGCAGGTGGACGGCGCAAAGGTCGGCCTGATAGAGACCATGGGCGGCGCTCAGCCGGCGATGGACGGCATAACCTGCGTGGTGAGCATCCTCGGCAAATAA
- a CDS encoding VOC family protein, translated as MPEHEKIDYVEFPSKDFAETKKFFVSVFGWEFTDWSENYISFSKESAGLEGGFYKSDLMARADKGGALVVFYSENLEETQRKVIKSGGEIVNPVFSFPSGRRFHFADPCGNEYAVWSDK; from the coding sequence GTGCCCGAACACGAAAAAATCGACTACGTTGAGTTTCCGTCAAAGGATTTTGCGGAGACAAAAAAGTTCTTTGTCTCCGTGTTCGGATGGGAGTTCACGGATTGGAGCGAAAACTACATCTCCTTTTCAAAGGAGAGCGCCGGTCTTGAGGGCGGATTTTACAAATCCGATTTGATGGCGCGAGCGGACAAAGGCGGCGCGCTGGTTGTTTTCTACAGCGAAAATCTTGAGGAAACCCAAAGGAAGGTCATCAAATCCGGCGGGGAAATCGTAAATCCGGTTTTCTCTTTTCCCAGCGGCAGAAGGTTTCACTTTGCCGACCCGTGCGGCAACGAATACGCGGTCTGGTCTGACAAGTAG
- a CDS encoding outer membrane beta-barrel protein has product MFLLVFLLSALAVGQPPVSASGWYVGIDSAFVSSKTEGTVGQVDTSVSLAAAPGMPIAASIPNISFGGTDKLPGGSLFAGYSKTFARAFFIAGELNGGYGSYDDTEAFRNNVFTSRIDVTQGYFGATARAGLIIPGNLRVYASLGWAHNWVEAKGTINSFSLPAPAGFPIPQGTPIRIDGVDWSVKNDLTFDGVTYGIGIEYGISSLLPLLKNAYLRLAYSRIEYAKEKFSYDASGFEETDIPGGVGTLSITSTNIPAEADSGVHVVSLGLSYRFEI; this is encoded by the coding sequence TTGTTTCTTTTGGTCTTTCTGCTCTCCGCTCTTGCGGTCGGGCAGCCGCCCGTTTCCGCCTCCGGCTGGTATGTGGGGATTGACTCCGCTTTTGTTTCAAGCAAAACGGAGGGGACAGTTGGGCAGGTTGATACGTCTGTTTCTCTTGCCGCCGCGCCCGGCATGCCCATAGCCGCAAGCATTCCCAATATCTCTTTTGGCGGCACAGACAAACTTCCCGGAGGCTCTCTTTTTGCGGGTTACTCAAAGACTTTTGCCAGAGCCTTTTTTATAGCGGGTGAACTGAACGGGGGTTACGGAAGTTACGATGACACAGAGGCGTTCAGGAACAATGTTTTTACTTCCAGAATAGATGTTACTCAGGGCTATTTCGGCGCAACGGCGCGGGCGGGGCTTATTATTCCCGGTAATTTGCGTGTGTATGCAAGCCTCGGATGGGCGCACAACTGGGTTGAGGCTAAAGGGACAATCAACTCTTTTTCTCTGCCTGCGCCCGCTGGTTTCCCCATTCCTCAAGGGACGCCAATACGCATTGACGGTGTTGACTGGTCGGTGAAGAACGATTTGACCTTTGACGGGGTTACATATGGCATTGGAATTGAATACGGAATTTCTTCGCTTCTCCCGCTTCTGAAAAATGCTTATCTCCGTCTCGCATACTCAAGAATAGAATATGCAAAAGAGAAGTTTTCCTATGATGCATCAGGGTTTGAAGAAACGGACATTCCGGGTGGCGTAGGGACATTATCCATTACCAGTACCAACATCCCCGCAGAAGCGGATTCGGGTGTGCATGTGGTTTCTCTCGGACTGTCCTACAGGTTTGAGATTTAA
- a CDS encoding YbaB/EbfC family nucleoid-associated protein, translating into MKFDGGLKDLIKQAEKLKSDMDRIKNDAGETVVEASSGGGMVTVTAKAKGEIISVKIDPSAVSPDDAEMLEDLVCAAANEALSRGRKIMKDEISKVTGGMGLPPGLL; encoded by the coding sequence ATGAAATTTGACGGCGGGTTGAAAGACCTCATTAAACAGGCGGAAAAACTCAAGTCCGACATGGACAGGATTAAGAATGATGCGGGCGAAACGGTGGTTGAGGCGTCATCGGGCGGGGGAATGGTAACCGTAACCGCAAAGGCGAAGGGGGAAATAATCTCCGTCAAAATAGACCCCTCGGCGGTGTCGCCGGATGACGCGGAGATGCTTGAAGACCTCGTATGCGCGGCGGCAAACGAGGCGCTCTCACGCGGAAGAAAGATAATGAAAGACGAAATCTCCAAGGTTACCGGCGGCATGGGACTCCCGCCGGGGCTTCTTTAG
- a CDS encoding PIN domain-containing protein — MSVESLLDTNVVIYIVDTDNPEKTAKAEQLVRSGTDYGDCCISRQVIQETLNVATKKFSYSPEEAGHLLERTLLPLYQETSAPSLYRRGLDIQFRYNYGFYDSVIIAAALELGCKTLYSEDMQHGQKIERLTIENPFR; from the coding sequence ATGAGCGTTGAAAGTCTGCTGGATACCAATGTTGTTATTTACATTGTGGATACAGACAACCCTGAGAAAACGGCCAAGGCGGAGCAACTTGTCCGTTCCGGCACGGACTATGGCGATTGTTGCATTAGTCGGCAAGTTATACAGGAAACACTTAATGTTGCGACAAAGAAATTCAGTTACTCCCCGGAGGAAGCCGGTCATTTGCTTGAACGGACGCTCTTGCCTCTTTATCAGGAGACATCAGCGCCGTCTCTTTACCGACGGGGGCTGGACATTCAGTTTCGTTACAACTACGGGTTCTACGATTCCGTGATAATCGCCGCCGCATTGGAGTTGGGTTGCAAAACCCTCTACAGCGAGGACATGCAACACGGCCAAAAGATTGAGCGGTTGACGATAGAGAATCCGTTCAGGTGA